Proteins found in one Herbiconiux sp. A18JL235 genomic segment:
- a CDS encoding 2-isopropylmalate synthase: protein MPAPTTTTTATTTATGAWNRQRPSGMPSHRYADAYSRVDVPLGADRRWPSRRLTQAPLWVPVDLRDGNQALAEPMDPERKRRFFELMVRMGYAEIEVGYPSASQTDYDFVRLIADTGIAPDDVTIVVFTPARRDLIERTVESIRGIRNEVVIHMYTATAPIWRDTVLGKNRDELRELILAGGRDVLEFAGHLPNVRFEFSPEVFNLTEPDYVIEICDAITELWNAGPERPVILNLPATVEIATPNVYADQIEYMHTHLARRDGVILSVHPHNDRGTGIACAELAVLAGAQRVEGCIFGNGERTGNVDIATLALNLHAQGIDPMIDFSDIDEIRRTVEYCNRIEVHPRHPYVGDLVHTAFSGTHQDAIKKGFAEHRARAAGEGLDEGEIAWRVPYLPIDPADLGRSYDAVIRVNSQSGKGGIAYLLQTEYGVDLPRRLQIDLSRHVQQHTDTTGDEVTAADIWAIFTSVYLPEDSDPKVRLISARADEAASNTAVTVLVDGVEHHSVHGGTDAVEALVVALDTLGIAVEILSIQQSEIRSGAVTGFLAVLEYRTPEGSAWAAGRAPFSLSATLAAVVSAANVAAPARESRDGSRGGAREAALAVDATS, encoded by the coding sequence CGACCGCGACAGGCGCCTGGAACCGTCAGCGCCCATCCGGCATGCCCTCCCATCGGTACGCCGACGCCTATTCCAGGGTCGACGTGCCGCTCGGCGCAGACCGACGCTGGCCGAGCCGCCGGCTCACCCAGGCGCCCCTCTGGGTGCCCGTCGACCTGCGCGACGGCAACCAGGCCCTGGCCGAACCGATGGACCCGGAGCGGAAACGCCGGTTCTTCGAGCTGATGGTGCGGATGGGGTACGCCGAGATCGAGGTCGGCTACCCCTCGGCGTCGCAGACCGACTACGACTTCGTGCGTCTGATCGCCGACACCGGCATCGCACCCGACGACGTCACGATCGTCGTCTTCACCCCCGCCCGTCGAGACCTGATCGAACGCACCGTGGAGTCGATCCGCGGCATCCGCAACGAGGTCGTCATCCACATGTACACGGCGACCGCCCCGATCTGGCGCGACACCGTGCTGGGCAAGAACCGCGACGAGCTGCGCGAGCTGATCCTCGCCGGCGGCCGCGACGTGCTGGAGTTCGCAGGCCATCTGCCGAACGTGCGGTTCGAGTTCAGCCCCGAGGTGTTCAACCTCACCGAGCCCGACTACGTCATCGAGATCTGCGATGCGATCACCGAGCTCTGGAATGCCGGTCCCGAGAGGCCGGTCATCCTGAACCTCCCTGCCACGGTCGAGATCGCCACCCCGAACGTGTACGCCGACCAGATCGAGTACATGCACACCCATCTCGCCCGACGCGACGGCGTCATCCTCTCGGTGCACCCCCACAACGACCGCGGCACCGGCATCGCCTGCGCCGAGCTCGCCGTGCTGGCCGGCGCGCAGCGCGTCGAGGGGTGCATTTTCGGCAACGGAGAACGCACGGGGAACGTCGACATCGCGACCCTCGCGCTCAACCTGCACGCGCAGGGCATCGATCCGATGATCGACTTCTCCGACATCGACGAGATCCGCCGCACCGTGGAGTACTGCAACCGCATCGAGGTGCACCCCCGCCATCCGTATGTCGGCGACCTGGTGCACACCGCATTCAGCGGAACGCACCAAGACGCCATCAAGAAGGGTTTCGCCGAGCACCGTGCCCGGGCCGCAGGCGAAGGCCTCGACGAGGGTGAGATCGCATGGCGGGTTCCCTACCTGCCGATCGACCCGGCAGACCTCGGGCGGAGCTACGACGCCGTCATCCGCGTGAACTCGCAATCGGGCAAGGGCGGCATCGCCTACCTGCTTCAGACCGAGTACGGGGTCGATCTGCCCCGGCGCCTGCAGATCGATCTCTCCCGCCACGTGCAGCAGCACACCGACACGACCGGCGACGAGGTCACCGCCGCCGACATCTGGGCGATCTTCACCTCCGTGTACCTGCCGGAGGATTCCGATCCGAAGGTGCGCCTGATCTCCGCGCGGGCCGACGAGGCGGCCTCGAACACGGCGGTCACCGTGCTGGTCGATGGGGTCGAACACCACTCCGTGCACGGAGGTACGGATGCGGTGGAGGCCCTCGTCGTCGCCCTCGACACCCTCGGCATCGCAGTCGAGATCCTCTCGATCCAGCAGAGCGAGATCCGATCGGGGGCGGTCACCGGCTTCCTCGCCGTGCTCGAGTACCGCACTCCCGAGGGGTCCGCCTGGGCGGCGGGTCGTGCCCCCTTTTCCCTCTCCGCCACCCTGGCAGCGGTCGTCAGCGCCGCGAACGTCGCCGCGCCTGCGCGCGAGAGCAGGGATGGGAGCAGGGGCGGGGCGCGTGAGGCTGCACTCGCCGTCGACGCGACCTCCTGA
- a CDS encoding TetR-like C-terminal domain-containing protein, whose translation MTTALFELLREHDLTEISISELCRTAGVHRTTFYGHYGDIFAFAADSFASVLDDMTNGGDEPESVTTASVAAETAPGSTTGVAGESAENPEGAKGLAATDLTGLDHAQLATRGTDAVRQAFEHVAENRAAYRMMFNTRVDVGFRRELFVRMFHLASLSIAAWRKGDTSPAIDTPTAAAFIAGGMVGVLEDWANSDDTDIEARTSSVVVLSTAWCAMPDLSHAVK comes from the coding sequence TTGACGACCGCCCTGTTCGAGCTCCTCCGTGAGCACGATCTCACCGAGATCAGCATCTCCGAACTGTGCCGCACCGCCGGCGTTCACCGCACCACCTTCTACGGCCATTACGGCGACATCTTCGCCTTCGCCGCCGACTCCTTCGCGAGCGTCCTCGACGATATGACGAACGGAGGCGACGAACCCGAATCCGTCACCACCGCATCCGTCGCCGCCGAGACCGCGCCTGGGAGCACGACCGGTGTGGCCGGCGAGAGTGCCGAGAACCCGGAGGGTGCAAAGGGCCTCGCGGCCACCGACCTCACCGGACTCGACCACGCCCAGCTCGCCACCCGCGGCACGGATGCGGTGCGCCAGGCCTTCGAGCACGTGGCTGAGAACCGCGCCGCCTATCGCATGATGTTCAACACCCGTGTCGACGTAGGCTTCCGCCGCGAGCTGTTCGTCCGCATGTTCCACCTCGCCTCCCTCAGCATCGCCGCCTGGCGGAAAGGCGACACCTCCCCCGCCATCGACACCCCCACCGCCGCCGCGTTCATAGCGGGAGGCATGGTGGGCGTGCTCGAAGACTGGGCGAACAGCGACGACACCGACATCGAGGCCCGAACCTCGTCGGTCGTCGTCCTGTCCACCGCGTGGTGTGCCATGCCCGACCTCTCCCATGCCGTGAAATAG
- a CDS encoding ROK family protein has product MPLTPSDASGEPSAAAPHPASVPLALAIDVGGTKVESALVAADATVLPGTRHRAPTGAGTSSDGIADAVGRVIDATLAAAPPGAVIAGAGVGCAGPISVERGTVSPLNLHAWREFPLAELVRERSGLDQVVLRLDGLCILLAELWAGALQGCRNAMGMVVSTGIGGGLLLEGKLVSGRTGNAGHVGQIQLHTRADDSHGLDLSVTLEGIAAGPNIVAWAREHGFTGASGEDLAAAASTGDPLARAAIERSARAVGEGIASVCALVDLEAVAIGGGFSKVSPDYIDLVQAAVDEVAPLSTIPGVRVLPSALSGDGPLIGASGLIHHPHYLP; this is encoded by the coding sequence GTGCCCCTCACCCCATCCGATGCGTCCGGCGAGCCCTCCGCGGCCGCCCCGCACCCTGCATCCGTTCCCCTCGCACTGGCGATCGACGTCGGCGGCACCAAGGTCGAATCGGCCCTGGTCGCCGCCGACGCCACCGTGCTGCCCGGCACCCGCCACCGCGCCCCCACCGGGGCCGGCACCAGCTCCGACGGGATAGCGGATGCGGTGGGCCGCGTCATCGACGCCACCCTCGCCGCCGCCCCACCCGGCGCGGTCATCGCGGGGGCGGGGGTCGGCTGCGCGGGCCCCATCTCCGTCGAACGCGGCACCGTCTCCCCGCTCAACCTCCATGCCTGGCGCGAGTTCCCGCTCGCCGAGCTGGTGCGGGAGCGGTCGGGTCTCGACCAGGTGGTGCTGCGCCTCGACGGCCTGTGCATCCTGCTCGCCGAACTCTGGGCGGGCGCCCTGCAGGGCTGCCGCAATGCCATGGGCATGGTCGTGTCGACCGGCATCGGCGGCGGACTGCTGCTCGAGGGCAAGCTCGTGAGCGGGCGCACCGGCAACGCCGGGCACGTCGGCCAGATCCAGCTGCACACCCGCGCTGACGACAGCCACGGGCTCGACCTCTCCGTCACCCTGGAGGGCATCGCCGCCGGCCCGAACATCGTCGCCTGGGCGCGCGAACACGGGTTCACCGGGGCCTCGGGCGAAGACCTCGCCGCCGCAGCCTCCACCGGCGACCCGCTCGCCCGCGCGGCGATCGAGCGTTCGGCCCGTGCCGTGGGCGAGGGCATCGCGAGCGTCTGCGCCCTCGTCGACCTCGAGGCCGTGGCCATCGGCGGCGGCTTCTCGAAGGTGTCGCCCGATTACATCGACCTCGTGCAGGCCGCGGTCGACGAGGTCGCCCCGCTCAGCACCATCCCCGGCGTGCGGGTTCTCCCGTCAGCCCTCTCGGGCGACGGGCCGCTCATCGGCGCCTCGGGCCTCATCCACCACCCGCACTACCTGCCCTAG